The Maridesulfovibrio ferrireducens genome segment TTCTGGAATATTTTTAGTAATAATAAGTTCAATACTCTTACCTTCAAGTTCAACGGCGGGAATATATATATCCAATATCTTTGAAAAGGCAGTGGCTGGATTAAACAAGCTATTTCCAGTGACAACAGATTTTTCACCTGAAAAATCGTGCAAAAAACCATTAAGTGCATCCTTAAATCTTTCTGCTGATTTCAAAGCCTTAAAAGCATAAGGCTTAGCACTTTGCGGCAAATCTTCATCATTAAGTGCCTTTAAACTTCCAATTATACCAACGAAGGGAGTTCTCAATTCATGACACAGGTTGCTTAAACAAAAAGGAATGTCTGATACACTCTCTACCTTGCTTTCAACCTTTCTGGCATACCCGATAATAGCGGCTGGTTCTCCCTCTGAATTTCTAAACAAGGAGTGCTGAACATCAAGATTTAGACCATTTCCCTGACTATCATCTGCAGAGAGCATAAAAGAACTATCCTCTCCCGTTAATACAACATTTGAAATATCATCTAAAAGAGCTGTGGATAACTGAGGAGAAAGATAATTATAAACGTTACTGCCCACACAAAGCTCAGGGTTATCCACCCCGGCATGATCCGCAAAAACACGGTTAACTTTCAAAAATTTACCTTCAAGGTCTTCAATAAAAACACTTTCAGGGGAATTATCCATCACTGCTGTCAAATAACTCTTTTCCAGTGCCAGCTCTTTCTCAATTCTCTTAATATCCGAAATATTTTTTACCACTCCGACAAAACCTGAGGGGGTCCCGTTCAAATCGAATAGAAGTTTAGCATCCTCGGTAATATGAATAAATTTCTCATTCGCTACCGAAACACAGGACTCAAATCCTTGAACTTCACCACCAGATAAAAGCTGATCCATAAAAGCCTTACGTTTCTCGGAGCCTTCACAAAGAGGAAATATAATCCCCTGTTCTTTATTTTTATTTAACTTACTAAAACATTTAGATAAACTTTCAAAACAATCGTTTGTGTATAAACACTTACCATTAAGATCCGCCCGATATAATCCGACATCAGCATTACGCATTATCTCAGAATAGAAATCTTCATTTACTTTATTTCTATGGCCCCATGCTCTCCCAACAAGAGTTATTCCAAAAATTAAAACACTTATCGCTCCAATTGCGCAAATTAATGCAACAACAGGATACGCTGCATGCAGAATGCCTGCTAAAAAGGCCCCTAAGAGAGAAATTGCGAATAAGGTACTATAAAAGATACGTTGCATGGCAGAATTATCATTACTCTTGCATGTAATTATTTTTGAGACACTATTAATAAATTATAAATCAATTTAATTACTCAATATTAAAAAAGCACTCTATTTCACTACATACTGTATAGCAAGCATTTATCCCATTTAAGAATAAATAATCAAACAATATATATGTGCTTAACTATGTCTCATCAAGCAATACAATTCAACAAATCTTCGTCATCAGTTTTTTAGATAGCATAATTAAAGCCCACCCCCGAAAAACGAGGGCGGGCCACATGGTTGACCGTTGTATGGATAAAATACCGTATAGTTAAATATACTTAATTAATTTAAAGATTAAGAGTCATGCCTTGCTCTGGGTTTACCTCGGGAACAGCTTCAGCGGAAGACTCCTGATGCGCACTCTTAAGCATAGCAAGCTCTTCCACGGATAAGATCTTATTAATATCAAGGATTATGACAAAATCATCATCCTGTTTACCCATTCCGCGAATAAAATCAGTCTTAATCGTAGTGCCCATTCTAGGAGGTTCTTCAATCATATCTTCCGTAAACTCAATAACTTCCCTGACTGAATCCGCAAGAGCGCCCATAACAGTGCTATCACCATCAAAAAGGACTTCAACAATGATGATACAAGTGTTTATAGTATCCTCAGTCTTGCTCATACCGAATTTAAGCCGCATATCGACGACAGGTACAGCATGTCCACGTAGATTAATAACTCCCCTCATAAACTTCGGAGTCCTTGGAATCCGAGTTATAGGAGTCAATTCCAGAACTTCCCTGACACTTGAGATATCAAGAGCA includes the following:
- a CDS encoding response regulator, which encodes MQRIFYSTLFAISLLGAFLAGILHAAYPVVALICAIGAISVLIFGITLVGRAWGHRNKVNEDFYSEIMRNADVGLYRADLNGKCLYTNDCFESLSKCFSKLNKNKEQGIIFPLCEGSEKRKAFMDQLLSGGEVQGFESCVSVANEKFIHITEDAKLLFDLNGTPSGFVGVVKNISDIKRIEKELALEKSYLTAVMDNSPESVFIEDLEGKFLKVNRVFADHAGVDNPELCVGSNVYNYLSPQLSTALLDDISNVVLTGEDSSFMLSADDSQGNGLNLDVQHSLFRNSEGEPAAIIGYARKVESKVESVSDIPFCLSNLCHELRTPFVGIIGSLKALNDEDLPQSAKPYAFKALKSAERFKDALNGFLHDFSGEKSVVTGNSLFNPATAFSKILDIYIPAVELEGKSIELIITKNIPEKILGNSQELSQALFGLIGNGLSLMKGTKLVAGIDMQSLAVNKAIFSFFVTDSLSGSIEFSDNQLSNGFKDAVNKIEGEVYSQLDNNFTIGFKVETGFIVGSADEVESFASIKKSILLAEDDISSQFMMRKKLEKWGYTVRTASTGIEVLTCLKDRAYDLVLMDIQMPEMDGFEAIKTIRDNESGKERVPIVVLSGYGADINTEQMALLGINEFITKPIRMEVLKDMISKYLN
- a CDS encoding chemotaxis protein CheW, which gives rise to MSDEMNSTMNQYLTFTLNKDIYALDISSVREVLELTPITRIPRTPKFMRGVINLRGHAVPVVDMRLKFGMSKTEDTINTCIIIVEVLFDGDSTVMGALADSVREVIEFTEDMIEEPPRMGTTIKTDFIRGMGKQDDDFVIILDINKILSVEELAMLKSAHQESSAEAVPEVNPEQGMTLNL